One window of the Nitrospirota bacterium genome contains the following:
- a CDS encoding phosphotransferase, producing the protein MPKFPVNIFLPAAGLGERLRPITNHLPKPLLPVLGKPLIEIILERIAAVCDKGIGINLHYKPGLLRDWARASRYADRIRFFPEDPILGTGGALKNAEAFLSTGHFLVHNADILLDIDFERLIDTHLASGNIATLVTHNHPKYSNVVVDENNLLVNVENPGDSRPDPDTIAKKVAYTGIAVYSPKILTFLPPGISHMTVAWIAAAKAGRRVQTHDVTGAYWNDIGTPASYVASVFDALRDNGENVSVSPTAKCGRIGIDGYIVLESGSEVRDGARLRNCVVMPGARVTGKHENCIIGPDYAVDLTETEMQPSIHAREQKTVALNDPLFARYFGIQPILNNATSAPHPGQSLSPKAFIGETPNSLSDAILIGLGGSDRRYFRVRNNGKTAVLMECKPDDPDYERHLIYTRFFEAHSVPVPSLIAEDDTDKCALFEDLGDTSLYSYLKLPHDDAHIEDIYRSVLDILVALHSRATAHVHECPQLRDRIFDYEYLRWETNYFLDQFVRGLRKTALNDKPALAEDFHRLAQKVDAGPRVVIHRDFQCQNIMITPGNIPRVIDFQGARMAPAAYDVASILWDPYHRLDDGVRERLVDHYAGEMKRNSAGFHEALFRESIIPCRLQRHMQALGAYGFLSVVKGKKYFLKHIPEALRLLKEESEATKNDYPELYRLVNNLF; encoded by the coding sequence ATGCCCAAATTCCCCGTCAACATCTTTCTCCCCGCGGCCGGACTCGGCGAGCGGCTCAGGCCGATCACGAACCACCTGCCCAAACCGCTGCTGCCGGTCCTCGGGAAACCGTTGATCGAGATCATCCTCGAACGGATCGCCGCTGTGTGCGACAAGGGGATCGGCATCAACCTCCATTACAAGCCCGGGCTGCTGCGCGACTGGGCACGGGCGTCCCGCTATGCCGACCGCATCCGGTTCTTTCCTGAAGACCCGATCCTCGGCACCGGAGGCGCGCTCAAGAACGCCGAAGCGTTCCTGTCAACCGGCCACTTCCTGGTGCACAACGCGGACATTCTTCTGGATATCGACTTTGAACGACTGATCGACACCCACCTCGCTTCAGGAAATATCGCCACGCTCGTGACGCATAACCATCCGAAATATAGTAACGTGGTGGTTGATGAAAATAATCTTCTGGTCAACGTGGAAAATCCCGGGGACTCCCGGCCGGACCCGGACACCATCGCGAAAAAAGTCGCCTACACCGGCATCGCCGTCTATTCTCCGAAAATATTAACATTCCTGCCGCCGGGCATCTCCCACATGACCGTGGCCTGGATCGCGGCGGCGAAGGCCGGACGTCGTGTTCAGACGCACGACGTCACGGGCGCTTATTGGAACGACATCGGCACTCCAGCCTCGTATGTGGCGAGCGTGTTCGACGCCTTGCGGGACAACGGCGAGAACGTCTCTGTGTCCCCGACCGCTAAATGCGGGAGGATCGGCATTGACGGCTATATCGTGCTGGAATCGGGAAGCGAGGTCCGTGATGGAGCGCGGCTCAGGAACTGCGTGGTCATGCCCGGCGCGCGGGTCACCGGAAAACACGAGAATTGCATCATCGGTCCGGATTATGCCGTCGATCTTACGGAAACCGAGATGCAGCCATCGATCCACGCGCGGGAGCAGAAGACGGTCGCGCTTAACGATCCGCTGTTTGCCCGGTATTTTGGGATACAACCCATTCTTAACAATGCGACCTCTGCTCCTCACCCCGGACAAAGCCTGTCCCCGAAAGCCTTTATCGGGGAAACTCCGAACTCCCTGTCGGACGCGATCCTGATCGGCCTCGGCGGATCGGACAGACGCTACTTCCGCGTGCGGAATAACGGGAAGACAGCGGTGCTCATGGAGTGCAAACCCGACGACCCGGATTACGAACGCCACCTCATTTATACCCGTTTCTTCGAGGCCCACTCAGTCCCCGTGCCAAGCCTCATTGCAGAAGATGATACCGACAAGTGCGCCCTCTTCGAGGACCTCGGCGACACCAGTCTCTACTCCTATCTGAAACTCCCGCATGACGACGCGCATATCGAGGATATCTATCGCAGTGTGCTCGATATCCTGGTCGCGCTCCACAGCCGGGCTACCGCGCATGTCCATGAATGCCCGCAGCTCCGGGACCGGATCTTTGACTATGAATATCTGCGATGGGAAACAAACTACTTTCTCGATCAATTCGTCAGGGGACTCCGCAAAACGGCGTTGAACGATAAGCCTGCTTTAGCGGAGGACTTCCATCGCCTTGCACAGAAGGTGGATGCCGGTCCCAGGGTCGTGATCCACCGCGACTTCCAGTGCCAGAACATCATGATCACGCCCGGCAATATTCCGCGGGTCATCGATTTTCAAGGCGCGAGAATGGCCCCTGCCGCGTACGATGTCGCCTCGATCCTCTGGGACCCCTACCACCGGCTCGATGATGGTGTTCGTGAACGATTGGTCGATCATTACGCGGGCGAGATGAAACGGAATTCAGCGGGCTTTCATGAGGCGTTGTTCAGAGAGAGCATCATCCCCTGTCGTCTTCAGCGCCACATGCAGGCGCTCGGCGCATACGGTTTTCTGTCCGTCGTGAAAGGGAAAAAATATTTCCTCAAGCACATCCCCGAGGCGCTCAGACTGCTGAAGGAAGAGAGCGAAGCAACGAAAAACGACTATCCGGAACTCTACAGGCTGGTGAACAATCTGTTTTAG
- a CDS encoding HD domain-containing protein: protein MNSPFGTYLSALPSLTPHTIYLVGGSVRDLLIGRQDIRDIDLLMASGSEDVARTFAAAIGGSFFFLDEERKITRIVKQTDADIIQFDFTNFEGPDLTADLERRDFTMNAMALDLKAFIADTSLDGLIDPLQGREDIRNRLIRVTRPGVLDEDPLRLLRAIRFSATLGFTIEEGTVDQIRQYAKLIARPSPERVRDELFLILSERNAEKHLMLMDSLGLLSPLFPELEPLRAFTPGRYHVHDVLTHSIKTAGYIDNVLDDLPTLSPDHGNTILAHLEERLEHLVPRKAALRFACLIHDNAKPETFSNVDGHVRFHGHDNLGAEKAVSICRRFKLSNNTEKAVTRVIRQHMRLFNLSTPGGPSKNAMYRYCRDIGDALPESLILAQADARATREIMPKEQFTDTIKPMATVLEYYYTKFLKVEAKPLVTGQDLIDRGLTPGPKFRVILEEIKERQAEGAIKDRREALEYLESVTDR from the coding sequence ATGAATTCTCCTTTCGGGACATATCTTTCCGCACTTCCCTCCCTGACTCCGCACACCATCTACCTCGTCGGCGGATCAGTTCGTGACCTGCTGATCGGCAGGCAGGACATCAGGGACATTGACCTCCTGATGGCCTCCGGCTCGGAGGACGTGGCACGCACGTTCGCCGCCGCCATAGGCGGAAGTTTTTTCTTTCTCGATGAAGAGCGTAAGATCACCCGTATCGTAAAACAAACTGATGCTGATATCATTCAGTTTGATTTTACGAACTTCGAAGGACCGGATCTCACCGCCGATCTTGAACGCCGGGACTTTACCATGAACGCGATGGCGCTTGACCTGAAGGCTTTCATCGCCGATACGTCTCTCGATGGATTGATCGACCCGTTGCAGGGCCGGGAAGACATCAGGAACAGGCTCATCCGGGTAACGAGGCCGGGTGTGCTGGATGAAGACCCGCTCCGGCTTCTCCGCGCAATAAGATTTTCGGCCACGCTTGGATTTACGATCGAAGAAGGGACTGTTGATCAGATCCGGCAGTATGCAAAGCTCATTGCCAGGCCCTCGCCCGAGCGCGTGCGGGACGAGCTATTCCTGATCCTCTCCGAGCGAAATGCCGAGAAGCACCTCATGCTTATGGATTCGCTCGGCCTTCTGTCGCCGCTTTTCCCCGAGCTTGAACCTCTCCGCGCGTTCACGCCGGGGAGGTATCACGTCCACGATGTCCTGACCCATTCGATCAAGACGGCCGGATATATAGACAACGTGCTTGACGATCTGCCGACGCTATCGCCGGATCACGGCAATACGATACTCGCGCATCTTGAGGAGCGCCTTGAGCATCTCGTGCCGAGAAAGGCGGCGCTCCGATTTGCCTGCCTGATCCACGACAACGCGAAGCCCGAAACGTTCAGCAACGTCGATGGACATGTTCGTTTCCATGGACATGACAATCTCGGCGCTGAAAAGGCAGTGTCCATTTGCCGGCGGTTCAAACTTTCGAACAATACGGAGAAAGCGGTCACCCGCGTCATCCGGCAGCACATGCGGCTGTTCAATCTTTCCACGCCCGGCGGGCCGAGCAAGAACGCCATGTACCGCTATTGTCGCGACATCGGTGACGCCCTTCCGGAAAGCCTGATCCTTGCGCAGGCGGACGCGCGCGCGACCCGCGAGATCATGCCGAAGGAACAGTTCACGGACACCATAAAACCCATGGCAACGGTGCTGGAATATTATTATACGAAGTTCCTGAAGGTCGAGGCGAAGCCGCTCGTGACCGGGCAGGACCTCATCGATCGAGGTCTAACGCCGGGGCCGAAATTCCGTGTTATACTTGAAGAGATCAAAGAGCGCCAGGCTGAGGGTGCGATTAAGGACCGGCGGGAGGCGCTGGAGTATCTTGAAAGTGTAACAGATCGTTGA
- a CDS encoding DUF4145 domain-containing protein, which produces MSEYLWYCPNCNKELTVSDEDRRVSFADLTLPNADGLRRLVSKFVVCPNPECRKFSVIASLHHLEVSGKRTYTGKHIKSWALVPPSRARSFPIAIPQHILQDYQEACLTLELSPKVAAALSRRCLSSMIRDYWQVQPASLGDEFRQIKGTADPLTWETIESIKRRGMIGAHMESEGAEILDVDPGEAELLIDLIETLIEDWYVTREDRKKRLTEIRKSTGKGVAEKEMDEKRSEQ; this is translated from the coding sequence GAGCGACGAAGACCGGCGGGTGTCCTTTGCCGATCTCACCCTGCCGAACGCGGATGGTTTGCGCCGGCTGGTGAGCAAGTTCGTGGTCTGCCCCAATCCCGAGTGCAGGAAGTTTTCCGTGATCGCTTCGCTGCACCATCTGGAGGTCAGCGGAAAGCGCACCTATACGGGAAAGCACATCAAGTCATGGGCACTTGTCCCTCCCTCCCGCGCCCGCTCGTTCCCGATTGCCATTCCCCAGCATATTCTCCAGGACTACCAGGAAGCCTGTCTCACTCTTGAGCTCAGCCCAAAGGTCGCCGCGGCCCTGTCACGACGCTGTCTCTCATCGATGATACGGGACTATTGGCAGGTGCAACCCGCCAGTCTGGGCGATGAGTTCCGCCAGATCAAAGGCACGGCGGACCCCCTGACCTGGGAGACCATCGAGTCCATTAAGAGGCGCGGGATGATCGGCGCCCACATGGAGAGCGAAGGCGCGGAGATCCTCGACGTCGATCCCGGCGAGGCGGAGCTGTTGATCGATCTGATCGAGACGCTCATCGAGGACTGGTACGTCACTCGGGAGGATCGGAAAAAACGGTTGACGGAGATCAGGAAGAGTACGGGCAAGGGCGTTGCGGAGAAGGAGATGGATGAGAAGCGGTCGGAGCAGTGA